In Zingiber officinale cultivar Zhangliang chromosome 8B, Zo_v1.1, whole genome shotgun sequence, a single genomic region encodes these proteins:
- the LOC122016453 gene encoding curcumin synthase 3-like: MASINNVVVDAFPKPQRARGPATIMAIGTANPPNLYEQSAYPDFYFRVTNSDHKPELKQKFRRLCERTMIKKRYMHLTEELLKEKPGMCSYMDTSFDERQDIVVEEVPRLAKEAAVKAIKEWGRSKSEITHLVFCSTSGVDMPGADYRLANLLGLSSSVNRIMLYNQACHIGAQTLRIAKDIAENNRTARVLVVACEVNTLIFRGPEERDFQNLVAQVAFGDGAAAVVVGADPVEGVESPIFEIMAALPFTVPETQMAVGGQLKQIGLTFHVAHQLPGLIANNLETCLGEAMKPLGISDWNDVFWVAHPGNWGIMDAVEAKLGLEQGKLQSSRHVFSEFGNMMSATVLFVMDEVRKRAAAKGAATTGDGLQWGVLCGFGPGLSIETLVLRSVPL; encoded by the exons ATGGCCTCCATTAACAACGTCGTCGTCGATGCATTCCCCAAGCCCCAAAGGGCTCGAGGTCCAGCCACCATCATGGCCATCGGCACCGCCAACCCTCCCAACCTCTACGAACAGAGCGCTTACCCCGACTTCTATTTCCGTGTCACCAATTCCGACCACAAGCCGGAGCTCAAGCAGAAGTTCCGCCGTCTCT GCGAAAGGACCATGATCAAGAAGCGATATATGCACCTGACGGAGGAGCTGCTGAAGGAGAAACCCGGGATGTGTTCCTACATGGACACTTCCTTCGACGAGCGGCAGGATATCGTGGTGGAGGAGGTGCCTCGGCTGGCCAAGGAGGCCGCCGTCAAGGCCATCAAGGAGTGGGGGCGTTCCAAGTCGGAGATCACCCACTTGGTTTTCTGCTCCACCAGCGGCGTCGATATGCCGGGGGCTGATTACCGACTCGCCAACCTTCTCGGCCTCTCCTCCTCCGTCAACCGCATCATGCTCTACAACCAGGCCTGCCACATCGGGGCGCAGACGCTCCGCATCGCCAAGGACATCGCCGAGAACAACCGGACCGCCCGCGTCCTCGTCGTCGCCTGCGAGGTCAACACGCTCATCTTCCGCGGCCCCGAAGAGCGCGACTTCCAGAACCTCGTGGCTCAGGTCGCGTTCGGGGACGGAGCGGCGGCGGTGGTCGTCGGGGCCGACCCCGTCGAGGGCGTCGAGAGTCCGATCTTCGAGATCATGGCGGCGCTGCCGTTCACGGTGCCGGAGACCCAGATGGCGGTCGGCGGGCAGCTGAAGCAGATCGGGCTGACCTTCCATGTCGCCCACCAGCTGCCGGGGCTGATAGCCAACAACTTGGAGACCTGCCTCGGCGAGGCGATGAAGCCGCTGGGGATCTCCGACTGGAACGACGTGTTCTGGGTGGCTCACCCGGGGAACTGGGGGATCATGGACGCCGTCGAGGCCAAGCTGGGCCTGGAACAGGGGAAGCTGCAGTCGTCGAGGCACGTCTTCAGCGAGTTCGGGAACATGATGAGCGCCACCGTTCTGTTCGTGATGGACGAAGTGAGGAAGCGAGCGGCGGCGAAGGGCGCGGCGACCACCGGCGACGGCCTGCAGTGGGGCGTGCTCTGTGGGTTCGGCCCAGGGCTGTCCATCGAGACGCTGGTGCTTCGCAGCGTCCCTCTCTAG